The genomic segment CGGCCGCAGCGGGTCGTTGCGTCCCGGCACCACGATCAGGTCGGCGCGTTCGATCGCGTCCAGCCCTTCATCGACAGACAGGCGCAGTGGACCGGCCTGGACGGACCGCTCGTGGCCGGCCACGACCAGCCGGTACCCCGGCCGGCCGTCCGGCAGGCGCACGCGCCCGAAGGTCTCCACGGCGGTGGCCATATCGAAGGCAATCGCATCCGGCAGCGCAAGCACGACGACGGTGTGCATCCCTGCAGAATAGGGCACTCCGGGCTTGGCCAGATACAGGTGATTCTAGTCCTGATAGCCACTTTTCGGCCGGCGCGGGGAACGCGAAGGTAGAGCGAGCGCCAACAGGAAGGATCACCCATGCCCCGGATCAATGTTCAGATCGTGCTCTTCGACGGGTTCGACCCGCTCGACGTGGTCGCCCCGTTCGAGGCGCTCACCGCCGGGAGCCAGTTCCTCGGCGGCGCGTTCGCGTTGGAACTCGTCAGCGCGGGCGGACCCGGCGTCGTGCGGTCCGGTAACCCCCGGATCACGCTGACGGCCACCGCCACCCTCGACCCGGACGCGCCCGGCTACGTGCTCGTCCCCGGGGCGGTCGGCCCGGTCGACGCGGACGCCGGAGAGGAGAGCATCCCGGCGCGCCTCGGCCGGTTCGCGTCGAGCGACGCGATGCCGCTGATCCGTCGAGCGCTCGACAACCCGGAGATCACCGTCGCGGCGTACTGCGGAGGTTCACTCGCCCTGGCGATGGCCGGCCTTCTCGACGGCCGCACCGCCACCACCCACGCGCTCGGCGTCGACCTGCTCGACACCACGGGGGTGCACGCCGTCCGCGCCCGGGTGGTCGACGACGGCGACCTGATCAGCGGCGGCGGCGTCACCTCGGGCCTCGACGTCGCCCTCTACCTGCTCGAACGGGACTTCGGCCCGCACACCGCCCGCGCCGTCGAGGAGCTGTTCGAGTACGAGCGCCGCGGCACCACCTGGAAGAGCAGCCGGCAGCCGGCGACCGGCGTGCGGACCGGCGGGTGAGCGCGTTCCTGCTGTCGGTGCATGTGCTCGCCGCCATCCTCGCCATCGGGCCGGTCGCCATCGCCGCGAGCATGTTCCCCCGCGCCGCGCGGCTCGCCCTCACCGCACCCGAACACCCCGAAAAGGGCGCCGCGGTACGCATCCTGCACCGCATCACCCGCGTCTACGCGGTGATCGGCGTCCTCGTTCCGGTGTTCGGACTCGCCACCGGTGCGAGCCTCGGCGTGCTCGGCGACAGTTGGCTGATCGTCTCCATGGTCCTGACCGCCGCCGCGGCCGCGCTGCTGATCGGGGTCATCCTCCCCGGCCAGCGACGGGTCCTCCGGGCGCTCACCACGGACGCGGACCGGACCGGCGACCTGGTGCCGGACCGGGTCGCGCGCCGGCTCGGGATGCTGACCGGCGTCTTCAACCTGCTCTGGGCGATCGTCGTCGTCCTGATGATCTACCGGCCCGGCTCGACGACGGGAGTCGGGCTGTGAGCCCGCGCCGCGTCCTCTGGGTCGCCGGCACGGTTGAGCTCGGCACGCTGGCGCTGCTGCTCGCGAACCTGGCGACCATCCACCTGCCGGAGCTCACCCGGGTGCTCGGCCCAGTCCACGGGCTGGCCTACACGGCCACCGTCATCACGGCCGTCCTCGTCATGGGCGGCCGCCACCGGGTGTGGCTGCTCGCGCTCATCCCCGGCATCGGCGGCCTCCTGGCCGCGCCTGCCGCTCGCCTCCGACCGGCCACCGACGACGGCTGGCGGTAGGTCGCCGGGCACCCGATCCCGTCGACCGGCCACCGGGACCGGGCTATCCGGACCAGGCCACCTCGACCGGCCCTTACGGCGACCGGCCGTTCCTCGACCGGCCTTCCTCGACCGGCCCTCCTCGACCGGGCTTGCGGCGACTGGGTCAGCCGGTGTTGCGCATGCCGGCGGCGATGCCGTTGACGGTGGTGAGCAGGGCGCGCTCCAGGGCGGTGCCGTCGCCGGGGGCGCGCCGGCCACCCGGTGCGGTGGCGACCGCGCGGCCGGCGGCGCCGGAGTCGCGGTACTGCCGCAGCAGCGCCACCTGCAGGTGGTGCAGCGGCTCCAAGTAGGTGTCCCGGACGGCCAGGGTGCGCTGCAGCACCGGCGAGTTGTCCAGCAGCGCGGGAGAGGCGGTGATCGCCAACACCTCGCGCTTGGTCAACTCGTACTCCTCCTCGATGGTGGTGAAGATCGGCCGCAGCTGCGCCGGCACCAGCGTCTCCACGTAGCGGCGGGCGATGTTCAGGTCGGTCTTGGTCAACATCATCTCGACGTTCGACAGGAACGTGCGGAAGAAGTGCCAGTTGCGGTGCATTTCGGCGAGCACGTCGGCCAGCCCGTCGGCGCGGGCGGCGGCCAGCCCGGTCCCGACCCCGAACCAGCCGGGCACGATCTGCCGGGTCTGGGTCCAGCCGAACACCCACGGGATGGCCCGCAGGCCGCCCAGCCCGGCGCCGGTGTTGGGCCGCTTCGCCGGCCGGGAGCCGATGTTCAGCGCTCCCAGCAGCTCGGTCGGCGTCGACGCCCAGAAGTACGCCGGCAGGTCCGGGTTCTCGACCAGCGAGCGGTACTGCCGGAACGCCGCCCCGGAGACCACGTCCATTGTGGCGTCCCAGCGTTCCAGCATCTCCATCGGCTGGCGCGGGGTGGTGTGCAGCAGCGTGCTCTGCAGCACGGCCGCGATCGTCAGCTCCAGGTTCTCCCTGGCCAGCGACGGGATCGTGTACTTGTCGGAGATCACCTCGCCCTGCTCGGTGACCTTGATCGCGCCGTCCAGGGTGCCGTATGGCTGGGCCAGGATCGCCTCGTGCGTCGGGCCGCCGCCCCGGCCCACCGTGCCGCCCCGGCCGTGGAACAGCCGCAGCCGTACGTTGTGCCGGGCCGCCACGTCCCGCAGCGCCCGCTGCGCCTTGTGGATCGACCACTGCGAGGTGGTGATGCCGGCCTCCTTGTTGGAGTCGGAGTAGCCGAGCATCACCTCCTGCACGTCGCCCCGGGCGGTCACGATCGCCCGGTACGCCGGCAGCGACAGCATCTCGTCCAGCAGCTCACCACCGGCGTCCAGCTCTGCCGGGGTCTCCAGCAGCGGCACGAAGCCAATCCGGGCCCGGCCACTGTGCACGTCCACCAGCCCGGCCTCCCGGGCCAGCACCACGGCGGCCAGCACGTCGTCGACGCCGAGGGTCATCGAGACGATGTACGACTCGATCACCTCCGGCCCGTACCGCTGCTGGGCCTGCCGGATCGCGGCGAACACGTCGAACGTCTTGCGGGCCGCCTCGGTCAACGGGGTGTCCGGGCTGGAGAGCGGCCGGCGCCCGGTCAGCTCGTCGGCGAGCAGCTTGGTCCGGTCCGCCCGGCTCAGCGCGGAGTAGTCGGAGACCTCGCCGACCCGGGCGTAGAGCTGCGCCAGCACGACGTGGTGCGCCTCGGCGTGCTCACGGACGTCCATCGTGGCGAGCTGCAGTCCGAACGCCGACACGGTGCGGATCGCCGACGCCAGCATCCCGACGGCGGTGAGCTGGCCGGCGTTGCGGGCCAGCGAGGCGCGCATCAGCTCCAGGTCGGCGACCACCTGCGCGGCGTCCAGGTAGTCCCGGCCGGGCACGTGCGCGGTGCCCTGCCGCAGCCGCAGCCGGGTGTTGGCCAGCTTGACCTTCATGCAGCGGGCCTTGAGCCGGTACGGCTCCTCGGCGTTGGTGCGCCGGAACCGGGCCGCCACCTCGGGCAGCGCGTCCAGGTCGGCGGCGAGGCTGGCGGAGAGGTCCAGCGACACCCCGCGCAGCCGCCGGGAGACCGACACCTCCCGGATCAGCGCGTCCAGCGCCTTCTCGGTGGCCTGGATGCCGTGTTCGTGCTGGATCAGCAGCACGTCGCCGGTGACCTTGGGGGTGACGAACGGGTTGCCGTCCCGGTCACCACCGATCCAGGTGCCGAAGGTCAGCGGCCGGGCGCTGGGGGCGGTCTCCACCCCGAGCGACCGCAGCGTGTTGGCCAGGTCGTCGAGCACCTGCGGGGCGGCCTCGTCGTAGAGGTCGCGCAGGTAGTAGATCGCGTTGCGGGCCTCGTCGGTCGGGTCCGGTCGGTCCAGCCGCAGCTCGTCGGTCTGCCAGAGCAGGTCGAGCAGCTCGGCCAGCCGCCGGTTGGCGGGCCCCTCGTCGGCGGCGCCGTAGAGGATCGCGGCGGCGGCCTCGGTGTCCAGCTCGTCGGCGATCGCGCGCAGCTTCGACAGGATGGAGCGCCGGGCCGCCTCGGTCGGGTGGGCGGTGAAGACCGGCCGGACGGCGAGCTTGCGGGCCGCCGAGGAGATCTCCTCCGGCGACACCCCGCGCTCGGCGATCAACCGGCCGGCCTGGTCCAGCCAGCCGCCCTGGGTGGCCCGCTGCCGGCGCAGGTCCCGGGACCGGTGCACCTGCTCGGTGATGTTGGCCAGGTGGAAGTAGGTGGAGAAGGCGCGGGCCAGCTTCGTACCGGTGGTGATGTCCATCGCGGCCAGCCGCTGCGCGGCGGCCTCGGCGTCGGAGCGGACCTGGGCCCGGATCTCCTCGACCAGGTCCAGCAGCGGCTTGCCCTCCTGCCGGGCCAGGGTCTGGCCGAGCAGGGTGCCCAGTCGCCGGATGTCCGCCCGCAGGGCGGCGTCGGGGCCGTCGTGGTCATGCTGGTCGGTCACCGTGCGCTCCTCACGAGAGTACGAAGGACGGCACTGTCCGACACCGTTGATCGTATCCGCGCGGCGCCTCGGTGGCGCACTGCCCCCGCGTTCACATCTTGCGAATGACGCAGCCCACCTGGCCGATTGCCGACGCGAGTGGCGGTCGTCACTCCACCGCCGAACTACCCGCCGTCCCGCTCCCGCACGAACACTCCGGACCCCGGCCGCCCCTCGGTCAGCCCTTCGGTCCGCAGGATCAACATGGCGTTGCGGATCACCGTGTCGGAGACCTGGTACTCGGCCTTGAGCTGACTGATCGACGGCAGCCTGTCGCCGGTTTTGAGCTGACCGGAGACGATCCGTTCCCGCAGCTCGCGGGCGACCCGCTCATAGGCGGCCTCATATGGCATGACAACTCCCTGGGTGGCACGCCAATGAGATCACGCCGCGACCTACTACCTGAAGTAGGCACTGACCAAGGGTGGGATCATGTCCTAGGTTGAACCGGAGCAGCCCGTCTGGGTGGTACCACTGGGCTTCTCGCGAACATCTTCAGTATTAGGCGGACCAGGGTGGAGTTGGCGCTCCGATCCCCGGGCCTTGACCGGGAAGGACCCCCGGCCCATGGACAAGCTATCGAATCCTGCCCACCCGCCGTGGTGCGGGCGCGGCCCGGACTGCGCCACCGCGCCGGGCTGGCACAACTCGGCCCTGCTGCCAGTGGCATCGCTCGGCGACGAGGTGATCCAGGTCGCGGCCGGGCTCTGGCAACTCGACGTCGAGTCGCCCTCCATTCCGGTTGGTGGCGTGCTGTTGGAGTTCACCCTTGGCGGTGATGTCGAGCGCTGGCCGATCGGCTTGATCCAGGCACTGTCCCTGGCGCGCCTGCTGCCCCGGCTACTCGGCCACGCCAACGCCACCCCTTCCCGCGCTGCCTGACCATGGAGGTCAAGATCGTCAGGACAATACGCACGCTTGGAGCCCGATTCGCGTGCTCAATGTCCTGATGAACTTGACCTCCATCTGGCGCAATGGGCGGCTGGCCGTGGGCCGGGCGGGGTGAATGGCTCGTTAGGCGCAAGCGATCTTTCGCACGTAGACGCCTTCGCCCTGCCGGCCCTCGATCAGCCCTTCCGCCTTGAGGATCATGAGCGCGGTGCGGACGGATCCGTAGGAGACGCCGTGCTCCTTGATCAGGCCCTGGGTCGTCGGCAACTGGTCTCCGGGCTTGAGCTGCCCGGACCGGATCTGGTCCCGGATGGCCGACGCCACCCGCTCGTACTTCGGTGTGTGCAAGGTGTCTCCCTGGCTCGCGTTGCCAAGTAGATCCGCTAGGCCGCGCCTGACTGGTCGGCCGCGTTGTCAGGGGCGGTCGAGGTGGTCGGCGGGGGCCGTGTTCAGGAGCCAGGCGAGCGGTAGCTTGCTGGCCACCTCGTACTCGCCGGTCGGGGCGAGCCGATTGAGGGTGACGGTCTGCGCGGCGTCCCGGTCGACGACCCAGTACCAGGGGATCCCCGCGCGGGCGTACTCGTGCCGCTTCACCATCTCGTCCATCGTCTCCGACCCCGGAGACACGATCTCGACCACCAGTAGGAGCTCCGTGACCGCCAGCCAGACGCTGCGCGGCTGAGGACGGGACCAGAGGGTCAGGTCGGGAATCCGGCCCCCGTCACCGTCCGGCCCGGGGATGCGGACCCCGGCGGCCTGGAGCACCTGCTCGGCCGGCCAACCCGCCGTGGCGAGCCACACCAACAGCCGGCTCGCGATCGCCGCGTGTTCCGAATCGGGTGGCGGCATTACGGACAACGCTCCCTGGGGGCTGGTCTCGTAACGGTGTCCGTGCGGATCGGCTGCGATCATCGCGGCGAGATCGTCGAGCGTCACGACGGACGGCATGTGCCTGCCGACAGCCTCCGCGCTCATGTGGTCATCCTAACGGCCGGGCTGGTCGCACGAGGGGACCCGCAGCGCCCAGGCCCTGCTGTCCGGTGCCGGCTGGTGCCGGCACGGTCAGCGGGCGGGGAAGCGGAGGATGCGGTCGTCGCCGTCGCGGAGGTCGCCCCGGCCGTCGGTGTTCGAGGTGGTCAGCCAGAGGGCGCCGTCGGGGGCGACCGCGACCGTGCGCAGCCGGCCGTAGCGGTCGGTGAACTCGGCCGACGGCTCGCCGACTGGGTCGCCGGTCAGCGGGATGGTCCAGAGCCGCTCGCCGCGCAGCGCGGCCATGTACGCCGTCTCGCCCGCGATGGCCAGGCCGGACGGGGACGCCTCACGGGTGGGCCAGGTGACAAGCGGGTTGGTGTAGCGCCCGCCCTCGGTGTCACCTTCCCCCTCGACCTCGGGCCAGCCGTAGTTGCGGCCCGGCTCGATCAGGTTCAACTCGTCCACGTCGTTCTGCCCGAACTCGGTGGCGAACAGCCGACCCTGCGCGTCCCAGGCCAGCCCCTGCACGTTGCGGTGGCCGAGGCTGTAGACCGGCGAGCCGGCGGTCGGGTTTCCGGGGGCCGGTTCGCCGTCCGGGGTCAACCGGAGGATCTTGCCGGCGGGGTCGTCGGCGTCCTGGGACCGCGACGTCCGGCCGGCGTCCCCGGTGCCCACGTAGAGCATGCCGTCCGGGCCGAACGCGATCCGGCCACCGTTGTGGTTGCCAGCCTTCGCGATGCCGTCGAAGACCACGTCCGGGCTGTCGTCGTCCAGGCTGAACCGGACGATCCGGTTGTCCTCCCGCGCCGTGAAGTAGGCGTACACCAGATTGTCCGAGGCGTAGTCGGGGGAGACCGCCAATCCCAGCAGGCCACCCTCACCGCCGGCCACCACGCCCGGCACGTCGTACACCTGGCGGGGTTGTCCACCGCTCGGGGAGACCCGCAGGATCCGGCCGCTCTCCCGCTCGGCCACCAGCGCGTCGCCGTCGGGCAGGAAGGTCAGGCCCCACGGTACGTCGATCCCCTCCGCGACCACCTCGCCGGCGCCCAGATCCGGCGTCGCCGACGGGGTGCTCGGCGCCGTCGCCGTGACCACCGGGCCGGGCGTCGCAGTGGACCGGGCCGGCTCGGCGGGGTCGTCACCGCAGCTCGTCACCGCGCCGACCACGAGTAGCGCGGCGCACCCCCACGCACTCCGCCTACCTGCGGTGCTGACTGCCATGGTGTCCTCCGAAGCTGGTCGATAGTCGGGCAAGCGCATCAGGAAAACCCGAAAGCCCGGCGAAAGGCCGGGCTGGTACGGGTACGGCGCAGCCGCCGGCAGTGGCCAGACCAACAATGCCACTGCCGGCGGCGGCGCCCCTTCCTACTACAACTCTCTTACCCGGATGTCGCGGAATTCGATCACGTCGCTGTTGCCGTGGTTCTGCAGGCCGAGGAAGCCGCTGAGGAACTGGCGGGCGTCCGTCGGCGGGTCACCGGCCCGGGAGGACTGCTTGCCCGGGACGTTGTCGAACTCGTGGATCACCACCCCGTTGCGGATGATCGTGTAGTGCTGGCCGACCACCCGGAACTCGTAGTCGTTCCACTGGCCCTTCGGGGTGGCCCCGGCCCGGTCCAGCGTCAGCGGCGAGAAGTTGTAGACCGAGCCGGTCTTCTGCGACTCGCCCGTCTCCCCGTCGTAGATCTGGATCTCGTGGCCGCAGTAGATCGCCACCCACGCCTGCGACGTCCGGGCCGACCCGATCGTGCCGCAACTGCCCTCCGGCCGGTCCGCCAGCGGGATCCGCGGATCGGGGAACCGCACCAGCAGGCCGCTGTTGGCGCGTACCGCATCCGGTGAGATGTCCCGGAACTTCAGCCGGACCGAGTAGTCGGCGAACTCCTGACCCGCGTACCAGAGCATGCCCAGCCCGCCGGCACTGCGGATCGAACCGTCCGGGCGCAGCCCGAACGAGCCGCCGGGCGCCTGCCGCCAGTCGGCGAGCGAGTACCCGGTCCCGTCGAAGATGTGCCGGTAGCCGGGGGTCCGACCGATCGGGGAGTCGGCGCCCGCCTGGCGCAGCGTCGCCGCCTCCGTCTCGTTGATGATCCGCACCGCGGCCAGCAGGTCGACCACCTCGTCCAGGTGACTGGTGAACGAGCCCTGGTTCGGCCACGACCGCTCGTCGTCGATCAGGTCGTTGATCGTGCAACCGCCGCCGGCCTGCCGGTTCGGCACCCCGGTGTCGGTGTCGAGCAGCCGGACCGTCGGCCTGGTGTCGGCCGCCACGCAGCCGACGTTGACGTCGATGGTGTCGGTGACCACCTCGCCGTCGGCGTACGTCACCTTCAGGGTCGCCTGGAAGGTGCCGTACCGCTGGTAGGTGTGGGTGGGGTGGGCCTGGGTCGAC from the Solwaraspora sp. WMMD1047 genome contains:
- a CDS encoding PQQ-dependent sugar dehydrogenase, which translates into the protein MAVSTAGRRSAWGCAALLVVGAVTSCGDDPAEPARSTATPGPVVTATAPSTPSATPDLGAGEVVAEGIDVPWGLTFLPDGDALVAERESGRILRVSPSGGQPRQVYDVPGVVAGGEGGLLGLAVSPDYASDNLVYAYFTAREDNRIVRFSLDDDSPDVVFDGIAKAGNHNGGRIAFGPDGMLYVGTGDAGRTSRSQDADDPAGKILRLTPDGEPAPGNPTAGSPVYSLGHRNVQGLAWDAQGRLFATEFGQNDVDELNLIEPGRNYGWPEVEGEGDTEGGRYTNPLVTWPTREASPSGLAIAGETAYMAALRGERLWTIPLTGDPVGEPSAEFTDRYGRLRTVAVAPDGALWLTTSNTDGRGDLRDGDDRILRFPAR
- the ppc gene encoding phosphoenolpyruvate carboxylase — its product is MTDQHDHDGPDAALRADIRRLGTLLGQTLARQEGKPLLDLVEEIRAQVRSDAEAAAQRLAAMDITTGTKLARAFSTYFHLANITEQVHRSRDLRRQRATQGGWLDQAGRLIAERGVSPEEISSAARKLAVRPVFTAHPTEAARRSILSKLRAIADELDTEAAAAILYGAADEGPANRRLAELLDLLWQTDELRLDRPDPTDEARNAIYYLRDLYDEAAPQVLDDLANTLRSLGVETAPSARPLTFGTWIGGDRDGNPFVTPKVTGDVLLIQHEHGIQATEKALDALIREVSVSRRLRGVSLDLSASLAADLDALPEVAARFRRTNAEEPYRLKARCMKVKLANTRLRLRQGTAHVPGRDYLDAAQVVADLELMRASLARNAGQLTAVGMLASAIRTVSAFGLQLATMDVREHAEAHHVVLAQLYARVGEVSDYSALSRADRTKLLADELTGRRPLSSPDTPLTEAARKTFDVFAAIRQAQQRYGPEVIESYIVSMTLGVDDVLAAVVLAREAGLVDVHSGRARIGFVPLLETPAELDAGGELLDEMLSLPAYRAIVTARGDVQEVMLGYSDSNKEAGITTSQWSIHKAQRALRDVAARHNVRLRLFHGRGGTVGRGGGPTHEAILAQPYGTLDGAIKVTEQGEVISDKYTIPSLARENLELTIAAVLQSTLLHTTPRQPMEMLERWDATMDVVSGAAFRQYRSLVENPDLPAYFWASTPTELLGALNIGSRPAKRPNTGAGLGGLRAIPWVFGWTQTRQIVPGWFGVGTGLAAARADGLADVLAEMHRNWHFFRTFLSNVEMMLTKTDLNIARRYVETLVPAQLRPIFTTIEEEYELTKREVLAITASPALLDNSPVLQRTLAVRDTYLEPLHHLQVALLRQYRDSGAAGRAVATAPGGRRAPGDGTALERALLTTVNGIAAGMRNTG
- a CDS encoding DUF2269 family protein, which translates into the protein MSAFLLSVHVLAAILAIGPVAIAASMFPRAARLALTAPEHPEKGAAVRILHRITRVYAVIGVLVPVFGLATGASLGVLGDSWLIVSMVLTAAAAALLIGVILPGQRRVLRALTTDADRTGDLVPDRVARRLGMLTGVFNLLWAIVVVLMIYRPGSTTGVGL
- a CDS encoding DJ-1/PfpI family protein, whose protein sequence is MPRINVQIVLFDGFDPLDVVAPFEALTAGSQFLGGAFALELVSAGGPGVVRSGNPRITLTATATLDPDAPGYVLVPGAVGPVDADAGEESIPARLGRFASSDAMPLIRRALDNPEITVAAYCGGSLALAMAGLLDGRTATTHALGVDLLDTTGVHAVRARVVDDGDLISGGGVTSGLDVALYLLERDFGPHTARAVEELFEYERRGTTWKSSRQPATGVRTGG
- a CDS encoding winged helix-turn-helix domain-containing protein; the protein is MPYEAAYERVARELRERIVSGQLKTGDRLPSISQLKAEYQVSDTVIRNAMLILRTEGLTEGRPGSGVFVRERDGG
- a CDS encoding winged helix-turn-helix domain-containing protein, with the translated sequence MHTPKYERVASAIRDQIRSGQLKPGDQLPTTQGLIKEHGVSYGSVRTALMILKAEGLIEGRQGEGVYVRKIACA
- a CDS encoding Uma2 family endonuclease, translated to MSAEAVGRHMPSVVTLDDLAAMIAADPHGHRYETSPQGALSVMPPPDSEHAAIASRLLVWLATAGWPAEQVLQAAGVRIPGPDGDGGRIPDLTLWSRPQPRSVWLAVTELLLVVEIVSPGSETMDEMVKRHEYARAGIPWYWVVDRDAAQTVTLNRLAPTGEYEVASKLPLAWLLNTAPADHLDRP